In the Streptomyces sp. 3214.6 genome, TCCATTCCCGTGAATTCGGTGAGGACCGCAGCAGTCCGTCCGGGCGCCCACGGCACACCGTCGGGATGTTCCACACTCCCGCCGCCGGGCCGTTTCCCTGTACGCCCGTGCCGGACCAGACCGAGGTCCTCGATGGTCACGACACGGCCGAGACGCTCGGTGAACAGAGCCGCCAGCACCCGCGGCACCGGATCGCGCGGGATCTCTCCCATGTCGATCCACCGCCGCACCCGGGAGGTGTCGGTCGACAGCTGGGGGTGGCCCATGGCCGCCGCCTGCCGGTTGACCAGCCTCGCGAGTTCACCCTTGGACCAGCCGGCCAGGCCGAACAGATCCGAGAGACGGGTGTTGGGTTGTCCGCTCACGTCAAGCCCCCAGGTTCTCGGCTGAGTTGACAGTAGCCCCGGGAAAGTTGCCGGGGGACTATTCGCCAGGGTTTCGCCAGGGTTCGCCACATGGTGTGCCAGTGGGCCATGGGTGTCAGGTAGGAAAGCGCCACCCCGACCCGGTCGCCGAGGGACATTCCCCAGGGTGCACCCGAAAGGACCGGTCGGGGCAGCGCTTTGACGTCCGGCACACGAAGGGATCTGTTTCGCCCATGTACGCAGCATCGTCCTCCGTGTCCGCCCCGCCCCGGTCGCTGCACCCCCGCCCGGGCGGCGGCGGCCCCTACCTCGATCCCGCACGGTCGGCGGCGCCCGCGCTCGGCGCGGGTCTGACCCGGCGCCCCGCGGGGCTCGGCACGCAACCGCTCAGCGGGAGACTCGACTTGTCCGGTCCCCAGGGCGCGCAGCTGCGCACGGCGATCGCGTCGGTGCACCGCATCTGCCCGGAGTTCGCCCCGGTCCAGGTGCTGCGCCGCAGCGGACGCTCGGTGCTCCTGGTCGGTACGACAGGACGCAGTACGGCCGTCGCCAAGTGTTTACTGGACCACTCCCCCGTGTGGGCGGAGCGGATCCGGCACGAAATAGCCGCGTACCGCACGTTCGTCCGGCAGCGCCCCCCGGTTCGGGTGCCGAGACTGATCGCGGCGGACCCGGACAACTGCACACTGGTGATCGAGCGGATGCCGGGGCGCGTGGCGGCACTGCAGCGGCATCCCACCGAGGCCCCGCCGCGGGCGGACATCAGGGCGGCACTCGGCGCGATCTGCCGGCTGAACGCCTGGCGGCCGCCGGCGGGGACGTTCGACGCACCGCTCGACTACGCGGCCCGTATCTCCCGCTACCACGAGCTGGGTCTGCTGACCGACCGAGACCTCGGCGACCTGCAGAAGCTGCTGCACGGCATCGCGGCCACCGCGGGCCGGCAGGGCATGGGTCAGTTCTGCCACGGCGATGCCCTCCTGTCGAACATCCTTCTCTCACCGGCCGGTCCAGTGCTGGTGGACTGGGAGCACGCGGGCTGGTATCTGCCGGGCTACGACCTGGCGACGCTGTGGTCGACGCTGGGTGACGCACCGGTGGCGCGCCGCCAGATCAGCCAGATCGCCCAGTCGGCGGGCCCGGCCTCGCGGGACGCCTTCCTGGTGAACCTGATGCTGGTCCTGACCCGCGAGATCCGCACCTACGAGACGGCCGTGCAGCGTTCGATGCACGACACGGCCCCGGCCGCGGCCCACCCGGGCGCCGCGCCGTCCGGCGAGGAACAGCGCCTGCTGCTGCGGCGGCTGCACGACGACTGCCAGCTGGCCCGCCGGGCCGTCCGCGCGGCGGTCGGCACTCGCTGAGGGAACAGAGGTCCGCGGTGCGCCTGAACGGCGGCGCACCGCGGACCTCTGCGTGTCGTGGACTTCCCTGCCATCGCCAGCGGTGTCTTGACGAGGGAAATCGCCCGCTTATGAGCATGATTGACGGGTTGTCGGACAATCGATGACACAGGGCCCTCGTTCGGCCCCCGTGCCCCCGTGTGCCCCGCACACCCCGCCCGCTCGTCCCAGGAGGCCGCATTGCGAAAACCCGTCACTCCCCCCGGACCCCCCAGATGTACCCGTAGAGCCGCAGGCGCCATGGCGTCGGCGGCTCTGCTGCTCCCGCTGCTCGGTGCGGCGCCCGCCACCGCCCAGTCCTCGGCGAACAGCCTCCAGCGGGCCTTCGCCGCCGCTGCCGTCGAGTACCACGTGCCGCAGAGCGTGCTGCTGGGCGTCTCCTACCTCCAGTCCCGCTGGGACACCCACGGCGGAGCGCCGAGCGTGACCGGCGGCTACGGCCCGATGCACCTCACCGACGCCCGTACGGCGCTCGCGAGGGACCCGCACCACAGCGAAGGCACGGAGGACGCCCGCGGCGACTCCGCCCGCCCGGCCCTGCACCCGTCCGTGCGGATCCCGTCGAACGACGAGCTCCCGGCCCGGCTGCGGACCCTGCCGAAAGCGGCGAAGCTGACCGGCCTGAGCGCCGAGGACCTGCGCACGGACCCCGCGGCCAACATCGCGGGCGGCGCCGCGCTCCTGGCCGCCGCCCAGCGCGGCCTGGGCGAGCCCCTCAGCAGCGACCCGGCCGACTGGTACGGCGCGGTGGCGCGCTTCTCGGGCGCGGACGACACCGCCACGGCCGCCGCCTACGCCGACGACGTCTACGACGTGCTGCGCACCGGCGCTGAGCGCCTGACGGACGCGGGCCGGCCGGTCGCCCTGGCCGCGCAGCCGGACCTGGCCCCGCGGACGGCCCAGCTGCGGGAGACGGGCCTGCGCACGGTGTCCGCGGCGGGCACCGAGTGTCCGACGACGGTGTCCTGCGAGTGGATCCCGGCGCCCTACGAGCAGTTCGGCGACAACGACTACGGCAACCACGACGTCGGCGACCGGCCCGCCTCGCCGGGCATCAAGTACATCGTCGTCCACGACACCGAGGGCGGCTGGGAAGGGGTGCTGGATCTGGTCCAGGACCCCACCTACGTGTCCTGGAACTACTCACTGCGCTCCACCGACGGCCATGTCGCCCAGCATGTCAAGGCGAAGGACGTGGCCTGGCACGCGGGCAACTGGTACATCAACGCCAAGTCGATCGGCCTGGAGCACGAGGGTTTCCTCGCCCTCCCGGACTCCTGGTACACGGAGGCGATGTACCGGTCGTCGGCGCGGCTGGTGAAGTACCTGGCGGCGAAGTACGCCATCCCGCTGGACCGGCAGCACATCCTGGGTCACGACAATGTGCCGGGCCCGACCTCCGCGTCGGTCTCCGGGATGCACACCGACCCGGGCCCGTACTGGGACTGGCGGCACTACTTCGAGCTGCTCGGCCGGCCCTTCGCGGCGACGGCCCGCGCGGGCAGCGGCGGGCTGGTGACGATCCGGCCGGACTACACCGCCAACCAGCCGGTGTACACGGACTGCGCCGCCGAGGGTCAGACGTGCGCCGTGCACGGTTCCAGCGAGGTGCGGCTGTACTCCGACCACGACGAGAAGTCCGCCCTGATCAAGGACGTCGGCCAGGGCAGGGTCCCGACGACGGGCGTGAACGACATCTCCTCGCGGGTGTCCACCGGCCAGCAGTACGCGGTCGCCGACCAGTGGGGTGACTGGACGGCGATCTGGTACCTGGGCCAGAAGGCCTGGTTCAGGAACCCGGCGAAGCAGCCGTCGGCCGTGCCCGCGGCGGGCCTGGTGGTCACCCCTAAGGACGGCCGCGACAGCGTGCCGCTCTACGGCCGCGCCTACCCGGAGGCGTCGGCCTACCCTGCGGGTGTCCCGGCCCAGGCGGTCTCACCGCTGCCGTACACGCTGCCGAAGGGCCAGAAGTACGTGGCCGGGGACAAGGTGCCGGGTGAGTACTACTACGCGGTCAGCTTCTCCACCGGCTCGCACCGGATGGTCGTCGGTAACGATCAGTACTACGAGATCCAGTACGGCCACCGGGTGGCGTTTGTGCGGGCCGCGGACGTGAAGCTGATGTCGTCGGCGTCCTAGCCGCGCCTCAGCCCTGCTGGAACAGCTCCGCCGGGAGCGGTTTCAGCAGGGCGTACAGGTCGTCGGTGATGGGGCGGTCCCAGGCGGCGATGGTCACCAGGACGTTGTCGCTGCGGTCGAACTGCACGCAGGCGATCCGCCCCTCGGAGAGCTTCAGACGGCGCACGATGAGCAGGTTGTCGCCCTGCATCACCGGCATGTCCTCGGTGCCGACGACGGTCACCTCCTCGTCGTTCTCCAGCGCGAGCAGCAGCTGGGCGACCTCGAAGGGGACCTCACCCTCCGCGACCTCGCGGGCCGGTGAGCCCTCGGGCAGATTGCCGATGATCATCGCGGGGCCGCGGCCGCCGAAGAGGTCGTAACGCAGGAAGACGCCCTGGCAGCTGCCGTCGGGGGCGGGCAGCAGCCCGGCGCCCAGATTGCCGGGCCAGTCGCCCGGATCCATGGCCAGTACGTCGAAGTCGGGCCCGGCGGGAGTGGCACTGCGGCGGCGGAGGAACGACATGCGGCCATGGTACGTGGCCACCGCCCTTCGGTGGCGCGTGGGAGGGCCGCGGTTCGCCGTTCGGGTGCAGGTCGTCGGCGGCGGGACGCTCCACGCTCGCGGGCCGACGCCGGACGGCCCGGCCGGAGGCACGCTCACGGCCGGGCGCTCGGCGTGCGGGGGCACACCGGCTGTGGTCGCAACCCACCTGCGGCCGGCTCGGGAACGGCCGACGGTTCGGTTGCGAGGCCGCGGTGTCAGGTCAGGTCGAACTCCCCCTCCCGCGCCCCCGACACGAACGCGCCCCATTCGGCGGGCGTGAAGATCAGGGAAGGGCTCTGGGGGCGGCCACTGTTGCGCATCGCGATGAAACCCTCGACGAAGGCGATCTGGACATCCCCCCGACCCTGGCTGCTGGACTGCCACTCGGCGTTGCTGAGGTCCAGCTCCGGCTTGTCCCAGCCCGTGAGCGGCTGCTGCTGGATGGTGCTCTCGGCCACGTCCGTGCTCCTCCC is a window encoding:
- a CDS encoding N-acetylmuramoyl-L-alanine amidase, which produces MASAALLLPLLGAAPATAQSSANSLQRAFAAAAVEYHVPQSVLLGVSYLQSRWDTHGGAPSVTGGYGPMHLTDARTALARDPHHSEGTEDARGDSARPALHPSVRIPSNDELPARLRTLPKAAKLTGLSAEDLRTDPAANIAGGAALLAAAQRGLGEPLSSDPADWYGAVARFSGADDTATAAAYADDVYDVLRTGAERLTDAGRPVALAAQPDLAPRTAQLRETGLRTVSAAGTECPTTVSCEWIPAPYEQFGDNDYGNHDVGDRPASPGIKYIVVHDTEGGWEGVLDLVQDPTYVSWNYSLRSTDGHVAQHVKAKDVAWHAGNWYINAKSIGLEHEGFLALPDSWYTEAMYRSSARLVKYLAAKYAIPLDRQHILGHDNVPGPTSASVSGMHTDPGPYWDWRHYFELLGRPFAATARAGSGGLVTIRPDYTANQPVYTDCAAEGQTCAVHGSSEVRLYSDHDEKSALIKDVGQGRVPTTGVNDISSRVSTGQQYAVADQWGDWTAIWYLGQKAWFRNPAKQPSAVPAAGLVVTPKDGRDSVPLYGRAYPEASAYPAGVPAQAVSPLPYTLPKGQKYVAGDKVPGEYYYAVSFSTGSHRMVVGNDQYYEIQYGHRVAFVRAADVKLMSSAS
- a CDS encoding DUF397 domain-containing protein, yielding MAESTIQQQPLTGWDKPELDLSNAEWQSSSQGRGDVQIAFVEGFIAMRNSGRPQSPSLIFTPAEWGAFVSGAREGEFDLT
- a CDS encoding aminoglycoside phosphotransferase family protein, which translates into the protein MYAASSSVSAPPRSLHPRPGGGGPYLDPARSAAPALGAGLTRRPAGLGTQPLSGRLDLSGPQGAQLRTAIASVHRICPEFAPVQVLRRSGRSVLLVGTTGRSTAVAKCLLDHSPVWAERIRHEIAAYRTFVRQRPPVRVPRLIAADPDNCTLVIERMPGRVAALQRHPTEAPPRADIRAALGAICRLNAWRPPAGTFDAPLDYAARISRYHELGLLTDRDLGDLQKLLHGIAATAGRQGMGQFCHGDALLSNILLSPAGPVLVDWEHAGWYLPGYDLATLWSTLGDAPVARRQISQIAQSAGPASRDAFLVNLMLVLTREIRTYETAVQRSMHDTAPAAAHPGAAPSGEEQRLLLRRLHDDCQLARRAVRAAVGTR